In Bacteroidia bacterium, the following are encoded in one genomic region:
- a CDS encoding glycosyltransferase family 4 protein, whose product MNRIKICHITTVHHALDDRIFFKECTALSKAGYVVFIVAPDSGGIKYNQGITIISLTSTSNRLFRATFLSFSALKKALKTKASVYHFHDPELMPIGVILKILGKKVIYDVHEDLPKQIYYKPYIPNRLFKTFASFIVKYIELFCCLFFDVIVAATEDIARKFNVTKTIVIRNLAIVGLIDKLKAYHHKSDKLTLIYAGGLSEERGIKEIILALEKVSIPVELWLLGSWSSESYQKTCSSLAGFTKTKYWGFMSMDQVYPYIKAADIGIALLYPAKNYVTSLPVKAFEYMACQKPIIMSNFDYWKKIFDGCALFTDPLNPDKIALAIEQLYSHKTLAEQLAANGRKLILEQYSWENESSKLINAYEKLVYED is encoded by the coding sequence TTGAATAGAATTAAAATTTGCCATATAACTACAGTTCATCATGCTTTAGATGACCGTATTTTTTTTAAAGAATGTACAGCACTTAGTAAAGCAGGTTATGTTGTCTTTATTGTGGCTCCCGACAGTGGAGGAATAAAATATAATCAGGGCATTACAATAATAAGTCTAACCTCTACCAGCAACCGTTTATTCCGAGCCACATTTTTATCCTTTAGTGCTTTAAAAAAGGCATTAAAAACAAAAGCTTCGGTATATCATTTTCACGATCCGGAGTTAATGCCTATTGGAGTAATATTAAAAATATTGGGTAAAAAAGTCATTTACGATGTGCATGAAGATCTTCCAAAACAAATTTACTATAAACCCTATATTCCAAATAGACTCTTTAAAACCTTTGCATCATTTATTGTAAAGTATATTGAATTGTTCTGCTGCTTGTTTTTTGATGTAATAGTAGCCGCCACAGAAGATATTGCACGTAAATTCAATGTTACTAAAACTATTGTGATCAGGAACCTTGCCATAGTAGGACTCATTGATAAGCTAAAAGCCTATCACCATAAAAGTGATAAACTAACTTTAATCTATGCTGGCGGGCTTTCCGAAGAGCGCGGCATTAAGGAAATCATTCTGGCACTTGAAAAAGTGAGCATTCCTGTTGAATTATGGCTTTTAGGGTCATGGTCATCAGAATCGTATCAAAAAACATGTTCATCATTAGCCGGCTTTACGAAAACCAAATATTGGGGCTTTATGTCAATGGATCAAGTTTATCCTTACATTAAAGCGGCTGACATTGGTATAGCATTATTATATCCAGCTAAAAATTATGTTACCAGCCTACCTGTAAAAGCTTTTGAGTATATGGCATGTCAAAAACCAATAATCATGTCAAACTTTGATTATTGGAAAAAAATATTTGATGGCTGTGCTTTGTTTACTGACCCGCTGAATCCTGATAAAATTGCGCTTGCCATTGAGCAACTTTATTCCCACAAAACACTTGCTGAGCAACTTGCCGCAAATGGACGTAAATTAATTTTGGAGCAATATAGTTGGGAAAACGAAAGCTCTAAACTCATTAATGCTTATGAAAAGTTAGTTTATGAAGATTGA